A genomic stretch from Limnobacter thiooxidans includes:
- the glnL gene encoding nitrogen regulation protein NR(II), whose protein sequence is MKKERFQGLELLATAVVVSNQDGLVLYANLSAETLLEVSMRSLDGQAFPALFVEAQAFRDLLRKSLADPFGVKRQVFELIRPSGASEHVHVTLSCPDGANGFTLIELREIEQQLKVDREARMLDQSLANKELIRNLAHEIKNPLGGIRGAAQLLEVELPSPDLKEYTQVIIKESDRLQTLVDRLLAPHRKPHIVSMMNIHEVCERVRSVILAEHPKGLKFVRDYDISIPEFLGDLEQLIQAILNIVRNAAQALAPQIEEGTAKITLCTRVVRRVTVNRKQHRLALDLQVIDNGPGVPVEIMERIFFPLVSGREGGSGLGLTLAQTFVQQHEGIIECSSTPGKTIFKVTLPLQFDHATN, encoded by the coding sequence TTGAAAAAAGAACGGTTTCAAGGTCTTGAATTGTTGGCCACGGCAGTGGTGGTGAGTAATCAGGATGGTTTGGTGTTGTACGCCAACCTTTCCGCAGAAACCCTTCTTGAGGTTTCCATGCGCAGCCTGGATGGACAGGCCTTTCCGGCCCTGTTTGTTGAGGCACAGGCCTTTCGGGACCTGTTGCGCAAGTCTCTGGCTGATCCCTTCGGCGTCAAGCGCCAAGTCTTTGAGTTGATCAGGCCCAGTGGTGCGTCCGAACATGTGCATGTCACCCTGTCCTGTCCGGATGGGGCCAATGGTTTCACACTGATTGAGCTTCGGGAAATCGAGCAACAACTCAAGGTGGACCGTGAAGCGCGCATGCTGGACCAATCGCTTGCCAATAAAGAACTGATCCGAAACCTCGCTCACGAAATCAAGAATCCGCTCGGCGGAATTCGGGGTGCAGCCCAGCTGCTGGAAGTAGAGCTGCCTTCGCCAGATTTGAAGGAATACACCCAAGTCATCATCAAAGAGTCGGATCGGCTGCAAACCCTGGTAGACCGCCTGCTGGCTCCACACAGAAAGCCGCACATTGTGTCGATGATGAATATTCACGAAGTGTGCGAGCGTGTGCGTTCAGTCATCCTGGCCGAGCACCCCAAAGGTTTGAAATTTGTTCGGGATTACGACATATCCATCCCCGAGTTTCTGGGTGATCTTGAACAATTGATTCAGGCCATCCTGAATATAGTGCGCAATGCTGCACAAGCCTTGGCACCTCAAATTGAAGAAGGCACCGCGAAGATTACTTTGTGCACCAGGGTGGTGCGTCGAGTCACGGTAAATCGCAAACAACACAGGCTGGCATTAGACTTGCAAGTAATCGACAACGGTCCTGGTGTGCCTGTAGAAATCATGGAAAGAATTTTTTTCCCCCTGGTTTCTGGGCGGGAAGGGGGCAGTGGGTTGGGCCTGACCCTCGCGCAAACCTTTGTGCAACAGCACGAGGGCATTATTGAATGCAGCTCCACGCCGGGAAAAACAATTTTCAAAGTCACATTGCCGTTGCAGTTTGATCACGCTACCAACTGA
- the ntrC gene encoding nitrogen regulation protein NR(I) has translation MRPIWVVDDDHSIRWVLQKAISREGIPCEIFSSAAEVLERLETEVPQVLVSDIRMPGQSGLSLLSKVRDLHPDLPVIIMTAYSDLDSAVSAFQGGAFEYLPKPFDIEKAVELIMRAVRESQTEEFVEEAESAAPEILGQAPAMQEVFRAIGRLSQSNVTVLITGESGAGKELVARALHRHSPRASQPFIALNTAAIPKDLLESELFGHERGSFTGAQALRRGRFEQAENGTLFLDEIGDMPAELQTRLLRVLSDGHFYRVGGQQPIKANVRVIAATHQNLDERVKLGLFREDLYHRLNVIRLRLPPLRERQEDIPILAKHFLNVSARELGTETKRLSESAVRIISEFPFPGNVRQLENVCRWITVMAPAQLVEARDLPPELKAFQSGGNMALEQMAGNSPSPNLWLAEPVLPASTPSAPVSVSAMSAGKYPFDAVPSDLASVLAEPINAASWLDLLFIEAEKALEGGQPNVMDALTAQFETTMIQAALKATHGKRIEAAQRLGIGRNTITRKIQDLNIDVKDID, from the coding sequence ATGCGTCCAATTTGGGTTGTTGATGATGACCACTCCATTCGCTGGGTATTGCAAAAGGCAATTTCCCGCGAAGGAATACCCTGCGAAATATTTTCGTCAGCTGCCGAAGTGTTAGAACGACTGGAAACCGAAGTGCCGCAGGTGCTGGTTTCCGACATTCGAATGCCCGGTCAAAGTGGCTTGAGCCTGCTATCCAAGGTACGCGATCTTCATCCGGATTTGCCAGTCATCATCATGACCGCATATTCAGATTTGGATAGTGCCGTGTCTGCCTTTCAGGGCGGTGCGTTCGAGTATTTGCCCAAGCCGTTTGACATTGAAAAAGCGGTTGAGCTGATCATGCGCGCGGTTCGGGAATCGCAAACCGAGGAGTTTGTTGAAGAGGCCGAGTCCGCAGCCCCCGAAATTCTGGGGCAGGCACCCGCCATGCAGGAAGTGTTTCGCGCCATTGGTCGCCTGTCCCAGTCCAATGTCACCGTATTGATTACCGGTGAAAGTGGTGCAGGCAAGGAACTGGTTGCACGCGCCTTGCACCGTCACAGCCCTCGCGCTTCGCAGCCTTTCATCGCCCTGAATACCGCAGCCATTCCAAAGGACTTGCTGGAATCTGAACTGTTCGGTCACGAGCGTGGTTCATTCACCGGTGCCCAAGCCCTGCGGCGTGGGCGTTTTGAACAGGCTGAAAACGGCACGCTGTTTCTGGATGAAATTGGTGACATGCCAGCCGAGTTGCAAACCCGCCTGCTTCGCGTACTTTCCGATGGACACTTTTACCGCGTGGGTGGTCAACAGCCCATCAAGGCCAATGTCCGGGTAATCGCGGCTACGCACCAGAACCTGGACGAAAGGGTCAAGCTGGGTTTGTTTCGCGAAGACTTGTATCACCGCCTGAACGTGATCCGTTTGCGATTGCCACCCCTGCGTGAGCGCCAGGAGGACATTCCCATTCTGGCCAAGCATTTCCTGAATGTGTCTGCCCGGGAACTGGGTACCGAGACCAAGCGTTTGTCCGAGTCGGCTGTGCGCATCATTAGCGAGTTTCCTTTTCCAGGCAACGTTCGTCAGCTGGAAAACGTCTGCCGCTGGATCACCGTAATGGCTCCAGCCCAATTGGTTGAGGCCCGTGATTTGCCTCCTGAACTGAAAGCGTTTCAGTCGGGTGGAAATATGGCGCTTGAGCAAATGGCTGGCAATTCGCCAAGCCCCAACCTGTGGTTGGCTGAACCTGTGCTGCCTGCGTCTACGCCCTCAGCCCCTGTCAGTGTGTCAGCCATGTCTGCTGGCAAGTATCCTTTTGATGCCGTGCCGTCCGATCTGGCTTCAGTGCTGGCAGAACCGATCAACGCAGCGAGCTGGCTGGATTTGTTGTTCATCGAGGCCGAAAAAGCACTGGAAGGCGGCCAACCGAATGTCATGGATGCGCTGACGGCCCAGTTTGAAACCACGATGATCCAGGCTGCCCTGAAAGCCACTCATGGCAAGCGTATCGAAGCGGCTCAGCGCTTGGGAATAGGGCGCAACACCATCACACGGAAAATCCAGGATCTGAATATTGATGTGAAAGACATTGATTGA
- a CDS encoding methyl-accepting chemotaxis protein, protein MNLKTLPLAKQISFTSAALVALIVLSLVGITAWSTFKAATQRTERAVSTQAEGLRQTMEIAYKLSENSATQLADLFEKQFKGELVVDPSQMISINAEVQGPLVTLNSSPVTGNFAIADNFTRVTGGVATVFVRTGDDYLRISTSLKKENGDRAVGTKLDRNHPGYAKVIQGETYVGEALLFGKRYMSKYLPIKSSDGKHDLILFIGFDMTQLFGDVQNAVLNTRIGETGVPYVLYTKGAASNKVMIHPTLKGDEFKELAASQPDLQTLLDTISKEDSGMTQVSWTEPATGEQHTEFVAFSKVPQWGGATIIAPARTSEVFSSIYSMTTLMVVMGLIATAAIALILFWVTGRLTSSTKGLTALALKLGNGDMTARAADEVTLGNVPTRNEISLLARSMNRMAESMEQALGAVKRSTDQVQVASEDLVETSDELSKGAAAESDAASGMAAAVEEMSSSISSVGESATQAKEVSNKARQLADDGLGAINSATQQMHKISENVQGTAQAIQQLGEQSREISEIALIIKGIAEQTNLLALNAAIEAARAGEQGRGFSVVADEVRKLAERTRKSTDDIHGMIEAIQSSSGVAVNNMDMAVLSVKKGVELVDQAGRAMNQITADSSAVAHSVENIHAALLEQNQASESIGQQVEVVAQLSEGNLDMARRAANAVSGLKTVATDLSSILKKFQVKNM, encoded by the coding sequence ATGAACCTCAAAACCCTGCCCCTGGCCAAACAGATCAGTTTTACCAGCGCTGCCCTTGTGGCTTTGATTGTTTTAAGCCTGGTCGGTATTACGGCTTGGTCTACCTTCAAGGCAGCCACACAGCGTACTGAACGCGCGGTATCCACACAAGCTGAAGGTTTGCGGCAAACCATGGAAATTGCCTACAAACTTTCAGAAAACTCAGCCACCCAGCTTGCAGATTTGTTTGAAAAACAGTTCAAAGGTGAACTGGTTGTTGATCCCTCGCAAATGATTTCAATCAATGCGGAAGTACAAGGGCCATTGGTCACGCTGAACTCGAGTCCTGTCACTGGCAATTTTGCAATTGCTGACAACTTCACACGCGTGACCGGCGGTGTAGCCACCGTGTTCGTGCGCACCGGCGACGATTACCTGCGAATTTCAACCAGCTTGAAAAAAGAGAACGGTGACCGTGCGGTAGGAACCAAGCTTGACCGAAACCACCCTGGATATGCCAAGGTCATTCAGGGTGAAACCTATGTGGGCGAGGCCCTGTTGTTTGGCAAACGCTACATGTCGAAATACCTGCCCATCAAAAGCAGCGATGGCAAGCACGATTTGATCCTGTTCATCGGCTTTGACATGACCCAACTGTTTGGTGATGTTCAAAATGCCGTGTTGAATACACGCATCGGTGAAACTGGCGTGCCTTATGTGCTGTACACCAAGGGCGCGGCCAGCAACAAAGTGATGATCCACCCCACGCTCAAGGGCGATGAGTTCAAGGAACTGGCTGCAAGCCAGCCCGACCTGCAAACCCTGCTGGACACAATCAGCAAGGAAGACTCGGGCATGACACAAGTCAGCTGGACCGAACCCGCAACGGGCGAACAACACACCGAATTTGTCGCATTCAGCAAGGTGCCGCAATGGGGCGGTGCAACCATCATTGCACCCGCCCGCACCTCTGAGGTGTTCAGCAGCATCTATTCCATGACCACGCTGATGGTCGTGATGGGTCTGATTGCAACTGCGGCCATTGCCTTGATCCTGTTTTGGGTCACTGGTCGCTTGACCAGTTCTACAAAAGGCTTGACCGCATTGGCATTGAAACTGGGCAACGGCGACATGACTGCCCGCGCGGCGGATGAGGTGACGCTGGGTAATGTGCCCACTCGCAACGAAATCAGCTTGCTGGCTCGTAGCATGAACCGCATGGCAGAAAGCATGGAACAAGCCCTGGGCGCAGTGAAGCGCAGCACCGACCAGGTTCAGGTGGCTTCCGAAGACCTGGTAGAAACAAGCGACGAACTGAGCAAAGGTGCCGCAGCGGAAAGCGACGCAGCATCAGGAATGGCCGCAGCAGTGGAGGAAATGTCTTCTTCGATTTCCAGTGTGGGAGAGTCTGCAACCCAGGCCAAGGAAGTGAGCAACAAGGCCCGCCAATTGGCCGACGATGGCTTGGGTGCGATCAATTCCGCCACCCAGCAAATGCACAAGATTTCAGAAAACGTACAGGGCACCGCACAGGCCATTCAACAACTGGGTGAGCAGTCGCGTGAAATATCGGAAATTGCGCTGATCATCAAAGGCATTGCCGAACAAACCAACCTGCTGGCCTTGAATGCAGCCATTGAAGCAGCCCGTGCTGGCGAACAGGGCCGCGGTTTCTCGGTGGTGGCCGATGAAGTACGCAAACTGGCGGAGCGCACACGCAAGTCCACTGACGACATTCACGGCATGATTGAAGCGATTCAATCGAGTTCAGGTGTTGCCGTGAACAACATGGATATGGCTGTGCTGAGCGTTAAAAAAGGCGTCGAGCTGGTCGATCAGGCCGGCCGGGCCATGAACCAGATCACAGCCGATTCATCCGCAGTGGCCCACTCGGTTGAAAACATTCACGCTGCCCTGCTTGAACAGAATCAGGCCTCTGAAAGTATCGGCCAACAGGTAGAAGTGGTGGCCCAATTGTCGGAAGGCAACCTGGACATGGCCCGCCGTGCAGCCAATGCAGTATCGGGCTTGAAAACAGTTGCGACTGACCTGTCGAGTATCCTGAAGAAGTTTCAGGTCAAGAATATGTGA
- a CDS encoding exodeoxyribonuclease III has protein sequence MQLATWNVNSLKVRLPHLLQWLETNPVDLLGLQELKLTDENFPLAELEAAGYGAVFAGQKTYNGVAILYKKATMPVPVDVQVNLPSFPDEQKRVIAATFGELRFISAYVVNGSEVGSDKFEYKKAWLDALLKDCQGWLAQYPKLALVGDYNIAPDDRDVHDPKAWAGQVLCSEDERSRFNTLLGLGLTDSFRLFEQPEKTYSWWDYRMLGFQKNKGLRIDHVLLSSPLAAQCTASVIDRVPRKWEKPSDHAPAVATLSL, from the coding sequence ATTCAGCTGGCCACCTGGAATGTGAATTCACTCAAGGTGCGCTTGCCCCACCTGCTGCAATGGCTTGAAACCAACCCGGTCGATTTGCTCGGGTTGCAGGAATTGAAGCTGACCGATGAAAATTTTCCGCTGGCCGAACTTGAAGCTGCAGGGTATGGCGCCGTGTTTGCTGGTCAAAAAACCTACAACGGTGTAGCAATTCTTTACAAAAAAGCCACCATGCCCGTGCCGGTGGACGTGCAGGTCAACCTGCCCAGCTTTCCCGACGAGCAAAAACGGGTCATTGCCGCCACGTTTGGCGAATTGCGCTTCATCAGCGCCTACGTGGTCAATGGTTCAGAGGTGGGTTCAGACAAGTTTGAATACAAGAAAGCCTGGTTGGATGCCTTGCTGAAAGACTGCCAAGGCTGGCTTGCCCAATACCCAAAGCTGGCACTGGTCGGTGACTACAACATCGCCCCAGATGACCGCGATGTGCACGACCCCAAAGCCTGGGCAGGCCAGGTGCTGTGTTCAGAAGACGAGCGCAGCCGTTTCAACACTTTGTTGGGTTTGGGTTTGACTGACAGCTTCAGGCTGTTCGAACAACCCGAGAAAACCTATTCCTGGTGGGATTACCGCATGCTGGGCTTTCAGAAAAACAAGGGCTTGCGTATTGATCATGTGTTGCTGTCTTCACCACTGGCTGCACAATGCACCGCCAGCGTGATTGACCGCGTTCCCCGCAAATGGGAAAAGCCTTCTGACCACGCGCCTGCTGTTGCAACACTGTCCCTTTAA
- a CDS encoding M3 family metallopeptidase: MSQDISTSANNPLLDFSGLPRFSDIKTEHVEPAIDALLAAAKQQLEITASTAPEQATWDNTLLPLDSVCEQLSRAWGVVGHLHSVADTEELRAAYNACLPKTTEFWTMVGQDERLYAIYKAVEQSEAAKGFTPARLKVLANSIRGFKLGGAELPAEQKPRYAEIQDRQAAITAKFSENVLDATSAFELIVTDKADLAGIPEYAVQAAEELAKSENKEGYKFTLQFPSYFPVLQYADKRELRETLYEAYAKRASEFGPAELDNTALIRELLQLRKEEAQMLGYASFGELSLVPKMADTPDEVISFLRELAVKAKPFALRDLEEIREFAKSELGQEDLQSWDISYVSEKLKEKKYAFSDLEVRQYFQEDRVLDGLFKLTEKLFSVNIVKAEADKWHADVRFFEVQKDGKAIAHFYLDPYARASKRSGAWMDDARGRKRTEQGVQTPVAYLTCNYTKPAAGKAAQLSHDDVQTLFHEFGHGIHHMLTRIDELDVAGINGVEWDAVELPSQFMENFAWEWSVVESLTAHETTGEPMPKALFDKMVAAKNFQSGLQTLRQVEFSLFDMLVHTEFDPHGERDMLDLLAQVRKEVAVMVPPAYNRFPNSFSHIFAGGYAAGYYSYKWAEVLSADAFAMFEENGVVSPETGRKFLEEILSVGGSRPAAESFKAFRGREPSMDALLRHTGMVDNRQAA; the protein is encoded by the coding sequence ATGAGCCAAGACATCAGCACGAGTGCGAACAACCCCCTCCTCGACTTTTCCGGACTGCCCCGGTTTTCAGACATCAAGACCGAGCACGTGGAACCCGCAATTGATGCATTGCTGGCAGCGGCCAAACAACAGCTTGAAATCACGGCCAGCACCGCACCTGAACAAGCTACTTGGGACAACACACTGCTGCCGCTGGATTCAGTCTGCGAGCAACTAAGCCGCGCATGGGGCGTGGTCGGGCACCTGCATTCAGTGGCTGACACTGAGGAATTGCGTGCGGCTTACAACGCCTGCCTGCCCAAAACCACGGAATTCTGGACCATGGTTGGGCAGGACGAGCGCCTGTACGCCATTTACAAAGCTGTTGAACAAAGCGAAGCAGCGAAAGGTTTCACCCCTGCGCGCTTGAAAGTATTGGCCAACTCCATCCGTGGCTTCAAGCTGGGTGGCGCAGAACTGCCTGCGGAACAAAAACCGCGTTACGCTGAAATACAGGATCGACAGGCTGCCATCACGGCCAAGTTTTCTGAAAACGTGCTCGATGCCACAAGTGCCTTTGAACTGATCGTAACCGACAAAGCCGACCTGGCGGGTATTCCTGAATACGCAGTGCAGGCTGCAGAGGAATTGGCCAAATCCGAAAACAAGGAAGGCTACAAATTCACCCTGCAGTTTCCATCCTATTTTCCTGTGCTTCAGTACGCAGACAAACGCGAACTGCGTGAAACGCTCTATGAAGCTTATGCCAAACGCGCATCCGAGTTTGGCCCGGCCGAACTCGACAACACCGCATTGATTCGCGAACTGCTGCAATTGCGCAAGGAAGAAGCCCAGATGCTGGGATATGCCAGTTTTGGCGAGCTGAGCCTGGTACCGAAAATGGCTGATACTCCCGATGAAGTGATCAGCTTCCTGCGAGAACTGGCCGTAAAAGCAAAGCCATTCGCCCTTCGCGACCTGGAAGAAATTCGTGAATTCGCAAAATCCGAACTGGGCCAGGAAGACCTCCAAAGCTGGGACATCAGTTACGTTTCAGAAAAGCTCAAGGAAAAGAAATACGCCTTCAGCGACCTGGAAGTGCGCCAGTATTTCCAGGAAGACCGCGTGCTGGATGGCCTGTTCAAGCTGACAGAAAAACTGTTCAGCGTGAATATCGTGAAGGCTGAGGCCGACAAATGGCACGCCGATGTGCGCTTCTTCGAGGTGCAGAAGGACGGCAAAGCCATTGCACACTTCTACCTCGACCCCTATGCCCGTGCCAGCAAACGCTCCGGTGCCTGGATGGACGACGCCCGTGGGCGCAAGCGCACCGAGCAAGGTGTGCAGACCCCCGTGGCCTACCTGACCTGCAACTACACAAAACCCGCTGCAGGCAAGGCCGCGCAATTGTCGCACGACGATGTGCAAACGCTGTTCCACGAATTTGGACATGGCATTCACCACATGCTGACCCGCATTGACGAACTGGATGTTGCAGGCATCAACGGTGTCGAATGGGATGCCGTGGAATTGCCCTCCCAGTTCATGGAAAACTTTGCCTGGGAATGGAGTGTGGTGGAATCACTGACCGCGCACGAAACCACGGGCGAGCCCATGCCAAAAGCTCTCTTTGACAAAATGGTGGCCGCCAAGAATTTCCAGAGCGGTTTGCAAACCCTGCGCCAGGTTGAATTCTCGCTGTTCGATATGTTGGTACACACGGAATTTGATCCACACGGCGAACGCGACATGCTCGACCTGCTGGCCCAGGTTCGCAAGGAAGTGGCAGTGATGGTGCCACCCGCCTACAACCGCTTTCCCAACTCGTTCAGCCACATTTTTGCGGGTGGATATGCTGCTGGGTACTACAGCTACAAATGGGCAGAAGTGTTGTCAGCCGACGCGTTTGCCATGTTTGAAGAAAACGGTGTGGTCAGCCCTGAAACCGGTCGCAAGTTTCTGGAAGAAATTCTGTCTGTGGGCGGCAGCCGCCCCGCTGCAGAATCATTCAAAGCCTTCCGCGGACGCGAACCCAGTATGGACGCCCTGCTTCGCCATACCGGCATGGTCGACAACCGGCAGGCGGCTTGA
- the folD gene encoding bifunctional methylenetetrahydrofolate dehydrogenase/methenyltetrahydrofolate cyclohydrolase FolD, with protein MSAQIISGTELAASIRETIATRAAELTAQGHQPGLAVVLVGEDPASQVYVRNKVSACEKAGFKSVMHRMPENTSQDALVGLVEQLNADPTIHGILVQLPLPRHLDSHLVIESISAEKDVDGFHISNAGLLMTGKPLFRPCTPYGVMKMLELTGIDLRGAEAVVIGASNIVGKPQAMLLLQQGATVTLCNSKTKDLKSHCLRADVLVVAVGRPNMITGDMIKPGAVVIDVGINRLPDGKLCGDVDFESASEVAGWITPVPGGVGPMTITMLLQNTIEAVERSI; from the coding sequence ATGTCTGCACAAATCATCAGCGGCACTGAACTGGCCGCTTCCATTCGAGAAACCATTGCAACCCGCGCTGCCGAATTGACCGCACAGGGACACCAGCCGGGCTTGGCTGTTGTACTGGTGGGCGAAGACCCAGCCTCACAAGTGTATGTTCGCAACAAAGTGTCGGCCTGCGAAAAGGCCGGGTTCAAATCGGTAATGCACCGCATGCCCGAAAACACCAGCCAGGATGCACTGGTTGGCCTGGTGGAGCAATTGAATGCCGACCCAACGATCCACGGCATTCTGGTTCAGCTTCCATTGCCCCGGCACCTGGATTCTCACCTGGTGATTGAGTCTATCAGCGCAGAAAAGGATGTGGACGGTTTTCACATCAGCAATGCCGGTTTGTTGATGACCGGCAAACCCCTGTTTCGCCCGTGCACCCCTTACGGGGTCATGAAAATGCTGGAATTGACGGGCATTGACTTGCGTGGTGCGGAAGCGGTTGTCATAGGCGCCAGCAATATTGTGGGCAAGCCCCAAGCCATGCTGTTGTTGCAACAGGGTGCCACGGTTACCCTGTGCAACAGCAAAACCAAAGACCTGAAATCGCATTGTTTGCGCGCGGACGTACTTGTAGTTGCGGTAGGTCGTCCCAATATGATTACTGGTGACATGATCAAACCCGGCGCGGTGGTGATCGACGTGGGCATCAACCGCCTGCCAGACGGCAAGTTGTGCGGCGATGTCGACTTTGAATCTGCCAGTGAAGTAGCTGGCTGGATTACCCCCGTGCCCGGTGGCGTTGGTCCCATGACCATCACCATGCTGCTGCAGAACACCATTGAAGCCGTAGAACGTAGTATTTAA
- a CDS encoding response regulator transcription factor, with amino-acid sequence MLHTQPRPTEMPETVFIVDDDEAVRDSLQWLIETEGYQVKTFEDPELFLSQLQWPQPGVLLLDIRMPKMSGIEVQKILNERGIPIPIVFITGHGDVTLAVETMKNGAVDFLEKPFDETKIKELIQQHMQLAHGLAHASKLDEQINKLYSRLTTRELQVLERIVSGRLNKQIADDLNISIKTVEAHRANIMDKLQVTTVADLLKIALRKSPEMAQS; translated from the coding sequence ATGCTGCACACGCAACCCCGACCCACAGAAATGCCCGAAACCGTGTTCATTGTGGATGACGACGAGGCGGTGCGGGACTCCCTGCAATGGCTGATCGAGACAGAAGGCTACCAGGTCAAGACTTTTGAGGACCCCGAACTGTTCCTGAGCCAACTGCAATGGCCCCAGCCTGGCGTGTTGTTGCTGGACATTCGCATGCCGAAAATGTCAGGCATAGAAGTACAGAAGATTCTTAACGAACGCGGAATTCCAATCCCTATCGTGTTCATTACCGGGCATGGCGACGTCACCCTGGCGGTGGAAACCATGAAAAACGGGGCCGTGGACTTTCTGGAAAAGCCGTTTGATGAAACCAAGATCAAGGAACTAATCCAACAGCACATGCAACTTGCACATGGTCTGGCACACGCCTCCAAGCTGGATGAACAGATCAACAAGCTCTACTCCAGATTGACCACGCGTGAATTGCAGGTGCTTGAGCGAATCGTATCAGGCAGGCTGAACAAGCAGATCGCCGACGACCTGAACATCAGCATCAAGACCGTGGAAGCCCACCGCGCCAACATCATGGACAAACTGCAAGTCACCACCGTGGCCGATCTGCTTAAAATCGCATTGAGAAAGTCACCGGAAATGGCCCAGTCTTAA